A section of the Leptospira kobayashii genome encodes:
- a CDS encoding LIC_13246 family protein — MCKRCIINKELGVKLDADGKRKFQNIMRVVNLHHEMQLKERSEILEYRKRIVLAEVGSFEIYVESLGAFAYGIICVHEEVVKEWIHMDGISEERERLEEKGIFEHPIFEITCLTDILRDNKED; from the coding sequence TTGTGTAAGAGGTGCATTATTAATAAAGAATTAGGTGTTAAACTTGATGCGGACGGAAAAAGGAAATTTCAGAACATAATGAGGGTTGTGAATTTGCATCATGAAATGCAACTGAAGGAACGCTCTGAAATTTTGGAATATAGGAAAAGGATTGTCCTGGCTGAAGTGGGAAGCTTTGAAATCTATGTCGAAAGCCTAGGTGCTTTTGCTTATGGTATTATATGTGTCCATGAAGAAGTAGTAAAAGAATGGATTCACATGGATGGGATTAGCGAAGAAAGGGAGCGACTTGAAGAGAAGGGAATTTTTGAACATCCTATTTTTGAGATAACTTGTCTTACAGACATTCTTAGGGATAATAAAGAAGACTAA